The following coding sequences lie in one Methylosinus sp. PW1 genomic window:
- a CDS encoding OmpP1/FadL family transporter → MNGYSWRNFVSATALTVSLTAPALAADGYFLIGYGPRQKALGGAGVADSRDSMAISINPAGIVDLERQMHLGITALMPERGYSTEGRPKVVAPGDIRSGRPIFPVPNSGYVSPIDANSSWGTASYGNGGIATSFDFGHYHPPLGGPFGGGYAGVNLEQSFTSFAYAQKFGSLAIGIAPTIAVQMINLQGLKSFSPYSSDMYRLSDNGYDWSFGGGMRFGMQWRVTDQFRIGAAASTPMFMTRFAKYAGLFADGGRFDIPASITAGVAYDVTPDLTVMADWRHIFYSGVSSVSNPSFPVLYHSLGSSNGPGFGWKDTDSASFGVEWRAQPGLALRLGYHYATNPIPTNSVTLNILAPIINAHHASAGVSYAITKNSTIDVAFVYGFKNSVRGREALPQTPATPFGAYNPAANVNIWLRGTEVSIGWNYKFDLGDDSFIPTHL, encoded by the coding sequence ATGAACGGATATTCCTGGCGTAATTTCGTCTCGGCGACGGCTCTGACAGTCTCTCTCACGGCTCCTGCGCTCGCGGCGGACGGCTATTTTCTGATCGGCTATGGCCCGCGTCAGAAGGCGCTGGGCGGCGCCGGCGTCGCCGATTCGCGGGATTCCATGGCGATCTCGATCAATCCGGCCGGCATTGTCGATCTCGAGCGCCAGATGCATCTGGGCATCACCGCCCTCATGCCCGAGCGCGGCTATTCCACCGAGGGGCGGCCCAAAGTGGTGGCGCCCGGCGATATTCGCAGCGGCCGTCCGATCTTTCCGGTGCCGAACAGCGGATATGTTTCGCCGATCGACGCCAATTCGTCCTGGGGCACGGCGTCCTACGGCAATGGCGGCATCGCCACTTCTTTCGATTTCGGCCATTATCACCCGCCGCTCGGCGGCCCGTTCGGCGGCGGCTACGCCGGCGTCAATCTGGAGCAGTCCTTCACCAGCTTCGCCTATGCGCAAAAATTCGGCTCGCTGGCGATCGGCATAGCGCCGACGATCGCGGTGCAGATGATCAATCTCCAGGGCCTCAAATCCTTCTCGCCCTATTCGAGCGACATGTATCGCCTGTCGGACAATGGCTACGATTGGTCCTTCGGCGGCGGCATGCGCTTCGGCATGCAATGGCGCGTGACGGATCAATTTCGCATCGGCGCCGCCGCGTCGACGCCCATGTTCATGACGCGCTTCGCCAAATATGCCGGCCTTTTCGCCGATGGCGGGCGCTTCGACATTCCCGCCTCGATCACCGCCGGCGTCGCCTATGACGTCACGCCCGATCTGACGGTGATGGCCGACTGGCGCCATATTTTCTATTCGGGCGTCTCCTCGGTGAGCAATCCGAGCTTCCCGGTCCTCTATCACTCGCTCGGCTCGTCGAATGGCCCCGGCTTCGGCTGGAAGGACACCGATTCGGCGTCCTTCGGCGTCGAATGGCGCGCTCAGCCGGGGCTCGCCCTACGTCTCGGCTATCATTATGCGACCAATCCGATACCGACGAACAGCGTGACGCTGAACATACTGGCTCCGATCATCAATGCGCATCACGCGAGCGCCGGCGTGAGCTACGCCATCACCAAAAATTCGACGATCGACGTCGCCTTCGTCTATGGCTTCAAGAACAGCGTCCGCGGGCGCGAGGCGCTGCCGCAGACGCCGGCGACGCCGTTCGGGGCCTATAATCCTGCCGCCAACGTCAATATCTGGCTGCGCGGAACCGAAGTCTCCATCGGCTGGAACTACAAATTCGACCTCGGCGACGATTCTTTCATCCCGACCCATCTCTGA
- a CDS encoding Mrp/NBP35 family ATP-binding protein, with amino-acid sequence MADEASVLKALESVAGPDGKSIVAAGLVSGVNVSGAKAFVSLTGDPARAKELEVLRVAVEGAVKTVPGIEAAIVTLTAERAPAPAAPPPGQAPQRKTIAAIEKIKYIVAVSSGKGGVGKSTTSANLALGLAAQGWRVGLLDADIYGPSAPRLFGLSGKPEVVGNKMIPLEAYGIKIMSIGFLVEEDVPMVWRGPMVAQALGQMLGEVAWGELDALVVDMPPGTGDAQLTMAQQVPLAGAVVVSTPQDLALIDARRGVAMFQKVSTPILGIIENMSYFLCPHCGGRTDIFSHGGARKDAEALGVPFLGEVPLDLTIRQTSDAGTPVVASAPEGPHAAIYKELAAKVKNLLETQSRKAPPKIVIG; translated from the coding sequence GTGGCCGATGAAGCATCAGTCTTGAAAGCGCTGGAGAGCGTCGCCGGTCCGGACGGCAAGTCGATTGTCGCGGCCGGCCTCGTCAGCGGAGTCAATGTGTCGGGGGCCAAGGCCTTCGTCTCGCTCACCGGCGATCCGGCGCGCGCCAAGGAGCTCGAGGTGCTGCGCGTCGCCGTGGAGGGCGCTGTGAAGACCGTGCCGGGGATAGAGGCGGCGATCGTGACGCTGACCGCCGAGCGGGCGCCGGCGCCCGCCGCGCCGCCGCCGGGACAGGCGCCGCAGCGCAAGACCATCGCCGCGATCGAGAAGATCAAATATATCGTCGCGGTTTCCTCGGGCAAAGGCGGCGTCGGAAAATCGACAACCTCCGCCAATCTGGCGCTCGGCCTCGCGGCGCAGGGCTGGCGCGTCGGCCTGCTCGACGCCGACATCTACGGCCCCTCCGCGCCGCGCCTGTTCGGCCTCAGCGGCAAGCCCGAGGTCGTCGGCAATAAGATGATTCCGCTCGAGGCCTATGGGATCAAGATCATGTCCATCGGCTTTCTGGTCGAGGAGGATGTGCCCATGGTCTGGCGCGGGCCGATGGTGGCGCAGGCGCTCGGCCAGATGCTGGGCGAGGTCGCTTGGGGCGAGCTGGACGCGCTCGTCGTCGACATGCCGCCCGGCACCGGCGACGCGCAGCTGACCATGGCGCAGCAAGTGCCGCTCGCCGGCGCGGTCGTCGTCTCGACGCCGCAGGATCTGGCGCTGATCGACGCGCGCCGCGGCGTGGCCATGTTCCAGAAGGTCTCGACGCCCATTCTCGGCATTATCGAGAATATGAGCTATTTCCTCTGCCCGCATTGCGGCGGCCGCACCGACATCTTCTCCCATGGCGGCGCGCGGAAGGACGCCGAGGCGCTGGGCGTCCCCTTCCTCGGCGAGGTGCCGCTCGATCTCACCATTCGCCAGACCTCGGACGCCGGCACGCCGGTCGTCGCCTCCGCGCCGGAAGGCCCGCATGCGGCGATCTACAAGGAGCTCGCCGCCAAGGTGAAGAACCTGCTGGAAACGCAGTCGCGCAAGGCGCCGCCGAAAATCGTCATCGGCTGA
- a CDS encoding GDCCVxC domain-containing (seleno)protein, with amino-acid sequence MHLVSTITCPFCGHKSAEAMPADACVVFYECKKCKAMLRPKAGDCCVFCSYGDSPCPPIQRSQENADNDRCCPRG; translated from the coding sequence ATGCATCTCGTGTCTACGATAACCTGTCCATTCTGCGGCCATAAATCCGCTGAAGCGATGCCGGCGGACGCTTGCGTCGTCTTTTACGAATGCAAGAAGTGCAAGGCGATGCTTCGGCCCAAGGCCGGCGATTGCTGCGTATTTTGCTCTTACGGCGACTCGCCGTGCCCTCCGATCCAGAGATCGCAAGAAAATGCGGATAACGATCGGTGCTGCCCTCGCGGATAG
- the xerC gene encoding tyrosine recombinase XerC yields the protein MAECLLRKIEVDLVAGRLRTIGKGGKAIDHPITSEMRAILMAEMANPTDFVFTYAAARAKRDKKGQKGHPKGARLPITPSGLKTLWRRAKRPRASGPSLPSDLRFHDLRHDFATKLLRETGNLRLVQRALHHSKIETTTRYAHVLDEEVAAGMEAASKSRKKSRTAG from the coding sequence ATGGCCGAGTGCCTGCTCCGCAAGATTGAGGTCGATCTCGTCGCCGGCCGCCTTCGGACGATCGGCAAGGGCGGCAAGGCGATCGACCATCCGATCACCTCGGAGATGCGCGCCATCCTGATGGCCGAAATGGCCAATCCGACCGATTTTGTTTTCACCTACGCCGCCGCCCGCGCCAAGCGGGACAAAAAAGGGCAGAAGGGCCACCCCAAGGGCGCCCGCCTGCCCATAACCCCCTCCGGCCTAAAAACCCTCTGGCGCCGCGCCAAGCGCCCCCGCGCCTCCGGCCCCTCTCTACCGTCCGACCTCCGCTTCCACGACCTGCGCCACGACTTCGCGACCAAGCTGCTCCGGGAGACCGGCAACCTCCGGCTCGTCCAGCGCGCCCTCCATCATTCCAAGATAGAGACGACGACGCGCTACGCCCATGTGCTGGACGAGGAGGTCGCCGCCGGCATGGAGGCCGCGTCGAAATCCCGCAAAAAGTCCCGCACAGCGGGATGA
- a CDS encoding helix-turn-helix domain-containing protein has protein sequence MIADESPTFALITPEEAAKRLCVSKKTLLGFVQDGSIPKIPIGRGKKRERCAFDPADIEAFARSRKQFETPKCQSSNAKAKRSTATTSSSPVVDLRAELARRTAAKQKK, from the coding sequence ATGATCGCGGACGAATCTCCGACTTTCGCCCTCATCACCCCCGAGGAGGCGGCCAAGCGGCTCTGCGTCTCGAAAAAGACCTTGCTCGGCTTCGTCCAGGATGGTTCGATCCCCAAAATTCCGATCGGCCGCGGGAAGAAGCGTGAGCGCTGCGCCTTCGATCCGGCGGACATCGAGGCCTTTGCGCGCTCCCGCAAGCAGTTCGAGACGCCGAAATGTCAGTCTTCAAACGCCAAGGCCAAACGGTCTACAGCTACGACTTCCAGCTCGCCGGTCGTCGATTTACGGGCGGAGCTGGCACGGCGAACCGCCGCGAAGCAAAAGAAATAG
- the ssb gene encoding single-stranded DNA-binding protein has translation MAGSVNKVILIGHLGRDPESRTTGAGSRVVIFSLATSESWRDKDSGERRQRTEWHNVVVYNEPLGKIAEQYLRKGSLCYLEGQLATRSYTDKDGVERKVTEILLKAFRGELALLDRAERAAPDESDYGRESARRPHDDPRMAMGDTPRAPISQQIDDDIPF, from the coding sequence ATGGCCGGCTCCGTCAACAAGGTCATTCTCATCGGCCATCTGGGCCGCGATCCGGAGTCTCGCACGACCGGCGCCGGCTCGCGCGTGGTGATTTTCTCGCTCGCGACCAGCGAAAGCTGGCGCGACAAAGACTCCGGCGAACGCCGCCAGCGCACCGAATGGCACAATGTCGTCGTCTACAACGAGCCGCTCGGCAAGATCGCCGAGCAATATCTGCGCAAGGGTTCGCTCTGCTATCTCGAAGGCCAGCTCGCGACGCGCTCTTACACCGATAAGGATGGCGTCGAGCGCAAGGTCACAGAGATTTTGCTGAAGGCCTTCCGCGGCGAGCTGGCGCTGCTCGACCGCGCCGAGCGCGCCGCGCCCGATGAGAGCGACTACGGCCGCGAGAGCGCGCGCCGCCCGCACGACGATCCGCGCATGGCCATGGGCGATACGCCGCGCGCGCCGATCTCGCAGCAGATCGACGACGACATTCCCTTCTGA
- a CDS encoding response regulator transcription factor, with amino-acid sequence MSKKGLCFPGTRPADRLTPAEEQVMCLAAGGMTRKEIAAALALRDKTIDNRFLTIFDKLAARSMSEAVEAWRSLREAA; translated from the coding sequence ATGAGCAAGAAGGGGCTTTGTTTCCCGGGGACGCGTCCCGCCGATCGGCTGACGCCGGCGGAAGAGCAGGTCATGTGCCTCGCCGCAGGCGGCATGACGCGCAAGGAGATCGCGGCCGCGCTCGCCTTGCGCGACAAGACGATCGACAATCGCTTTCTCACCATCTTCGATAAGCTCGCCGCGCGCTCGATGAGCGAGGCGGTCGAGGCTTGGAGATCCTTGCGGGAGGCTGCTTGA
- a CDS encoding ProQ/FINO family protein, with protein sequence MPDSVEFPPGAVADRRERRLALHARYVRQILCERFPLAFRGRGASKPPLKIGIGRDVQLAMPELPPVALVAALRDYASGPTYCRNLTASAQRIGLDGEPAGQVSETEAKQAELRMAVFRKKVAVSGSPAQEKGEAI encoded by the coding sequence ATGCCGGACAGCGTCGAATTCCCTCCCGGCGCCGTCGCCGATCGTCGCGAGCGACGTCTCGCGCTGCATGCGCGCTATGTGCGTCAAATCCTCTGCGAGCGCTTTCCTCTCGCTTTTCGAGGACGAGGCGCGAGCAAGCCGCCACTGAAGATCGGCATTGGCCGCGATGTGCAGCTCGCCATGCCGGAGCTGCCGCCGGTGGCTCTTGTCGCGGCTCTGCGCGACTACGCCTCCGGCCCGACTTACTGCCGCAATCTCACCGCAAGCGCCCAGCGCATCGGTCTCGACGGCGAACCGGCCGGACAGGTCAGCGAGACGGAGGCGAAGCAGGCTGAGCTGCGCATGGCCGTTTTTCGCAAGAAAGTCGCCGTGAGCGGAAGCCCGGCGCAAGAGAAAGGCGAGGCGATATGA
- a CDS encoding ParB/RepB/Spo0J family partition protein, translating into MDTLPLHKIAGVSRFNARRDEPAAPEEIAELAASIREHGVIDRLLLRIEDGKTVALDGGRRFQALASLVEHGDIGVDCPVPCEIFEGSDEQAAEVSLISFLQRRDLHPVSEFEQFVRLHVSFFLDAEQIARKTGKSLRYVKDRLRLGHLSAKVRDYWRRGRIGAELARAFATASSPEQQDSELDELEEQCCGDFSLAEPEELLERLRGESVRETNYLAVFVGKEAYAAAGGALDEQLLEGHSWFLDGALLKRMAEEKLEGIGAAIVAAEGWGWACYEHKDAHRWNDANFAFDASDGDYTEEEIERLDAIEALPQAERQAAIDEIEQIGARAILRAISAEDRAEQGVYLSLSISTGRAIVERGVVYREAGVPRPSVAQPDEDAPPAATSRPLSAPRLETIASEPGAMPSLPEPPAKALRAVLDETMDKALADVTGRNVSLALVFLTAALGCRYGADTLDLSRGYGGKGSTIHYGKPRNDLLRKIKEQPFEQALYSCCAAQLDDPSLVPGALAELTGGFISSARSKDIDLPRLMIGVASRFSDISSALDRALDREAYFKAESKNHALAAITAIDGDASAIAASKLKKDDIVQCAALLAKDRHWLPDILADATRARPKDSRSTAQAMAEAIKADELREAEANEAEDEEIDDVRLLDEEEAEEAPFLANSGGDAQASSAPAHDAPGDRDPGERDDPARGQAEKDWTIRIGESSAHHSAPMLARFLSANVETVDGARLKASELREAYLAAQGEQVSINEIGMLLKTLGVEKQRQKDGIYYLGLALKPARAAAIAAE; encoded by the coding sequence ATGGACACGCTGCCCCTGCACAAGATCGCGGGCGTCTCGCGTTTCAACGCCCGCCGCGACGAGCCGGCCGCGCCGGAGGAGATCGCCGAGCTGGCCGCCTCCATCCGCGAGCACGGCGTCATCGACCGGCTGCTGCTGCGGATCGAAGACGGCAAGACGGTCGCGCTCGACGGCGGCCGGCGCTTTCAGGCGTTGGCGTCGCTGGTCGAGCATGGCGACATCGGCGTCGATTGTCCCGTCCCCTGCGAAATCTTCGAGGGCTCGGACGAGCAGGCCGCCGAGGTCAGCCTGATCTCCTTCCTTCAGCGCCGCGATCTTCATCCCGTCTCCGAGTTCGAACAGTTCGTGCGCTTGCACGTGAGCTTTTTCCTCGATGCTGAGCAGATCGCGCGCAAGACCGGCAAAAGCCTGCGCTATGTTAAGGACCGACTACGTCTCGGCCATCTGTCGGCGAAGGTGCGCGATTACTGGCGGCGAGGCCGCATTGGCGCCGAGTTGGCGCGCGCCTTCGCCACTGCTTCCAGCCCGGAGCAGCAGGACAGCGAGCTGGACGAGCTCGAAGAGCAATGCTGCGGAGACTTCTCGCTCGCCGAGCCGGAAGAGCTGCTCGAGCGCCTGCGCGGCGAGTCCGTGCGCGAGACGAATTATCTCGCCGTCTTCGTCGGCAAGGAGGCCTATGCGGCCGCGGGCGGCGCGCTCGACGAGCAGCTACTCGAGGGCCACAGCTGGTTTCTCGACGGCGCGCTGCTGAAACGCATGGCCGAGGAAAAGCTCGAGGGAATCGGCGCCGCCATTGTCGCTGCGGAAGGCTGGGGCTGGGCCTGCTACGAGCATAAGGACGCGCATCGCTGGAATGACGCGAATTTTGCTTTCGACGCCAGCGACGGCGATTACACTGAAGAGGAGATTGAGCGCCTCGACGCGATCGAGGCTCTGCCGCAGGCCGAGCGCCAGGCCGCAATCGACGAGATCGAGCAGATCGGGGCCCGCGCCATATTGCGCGCTATCTCCGCCGAGGATCGCGCCGAGCAGGGTGTCTATCTGTCGCTGAGCATCTCCACCGGCCGCGCCATCGTCGAGCGCGGCGTGGTCTATCGCGAGGCCGGCGTCCCGCGCCCCAGCGTCGCGCAGCCGGACGAGGATGCGCCGCCGGCCGCAACATCGAGGCCGCTTTCCGCGCCACGATTGGAGACCATCGCTTCCGAGCCCGGCGCCATGCCGTCGCTGCCCGAGCCGCCGGCGAAGGCCTTGCGCGCCGTGCTGGATGAGACCATGGACAAGGCGCTCGCCGATGTGACCGGCCGCAATGTCAGCCTCGCGCTCGTCTTTCTCACTGCCGCGCTCGGCTGCCGCTACGGCGCCGACACGCTCGATCTCTCGCGCGGCTATGGCGGAAAGGGCTCGACGATCCATTACGGCAAGCCGCGTAACGATCTGCTGCGCAAGATCAAGGAACAGCCTTTCGAGCAGGCGCTCTATAGCTGTTGCGCCGCGCAGCTCGACGATCCGAGCCTCGTCCCCGGCGCGCTCGCCGAGCTGACGGGCGGCTTCATTTCTTCGGCGCGCTCGAAAGATATTGATCTGCCGAGGCTGATGATCGGCGTCGCCTCGCGCTTTTCCGATATCTCCTCGGCGCTCGATCGCGCGCTCGATCGCGAGGCCTATTTCAAGGCCGAGAGCAAAAATCATGCGCTCGCCGCCATAACGGCGATCGACGGCGACGCCTCCGCGATAGCGGCGAGCAAGCTGAAGAAGGACGACATTGTCCAGTGCGCCGCTCTGCTCGCCAAGGATCGCCATTGGCTTCCCGATATTCTCGCCGACGCCACCCGCGCGCGGCCGAAGGATAGTCGCTCGACCGCGCAGGCGATGGCCGAGGCGATCAAAGCCGACGAATTGCGAGAGGCCGAGGCGAACGAGGCCGAGGATGAGGAGATCGACGATGTTCGCCTGCTCGATGAGGAAGAGGCCGAGGAGGCTCCATTTCTGGCGAATTCTGGCGGCGACGCGCAAGCGTCATCCGCGCCTGCTCATGACGCGCCTGGCGATCGTGATCCGGGCGAGCGCGACGATCCAGCGCGCGGCCAAGCTGAAAAAGATTGGACGATCCGCATCGGTGAATCCTCCGCGCATCATTCCGCGCCCATGCTCGCGCGTTTTCTCTCCGCCAATGTCGAAACAGTCGACGGCGCGCGCCTCAAGGCGAGCGAATTGCGCGAAGCCTATCTCGCGGCGCAAGGCGAGCAGGTCTCGATAAACGAGATCGGCATGCTGCTCAAAACGCTCGGCGTCGAGAAGCAGCGACAAAAGGATGGAATCTATTACCTCGGCCTCGCGTTGAAGCCCGCGCGCGCCGCCGCAATCGCTGCGGAGTGA
- a CDS encoding LuxR C-terminal-related transcriptional regulator — translation METQQSTADSILDKLTPRERQVAVHMAKGLLNKQIGEILGVSNRTVETHVLHIKLKIGKNITKTRASIVLSEELNKEAARIIESAAPPALRSAADLLAEPGV, via the coding sequence ATGGAGACGCAACAATCGACCGCGGACAGCATCCTGGACAAGCTGACGCCGCGCGAGCGCCAGGTCGCCGTCCATATGGCCAAAGGCCTGCTCAACAAGCAGATCGGTGAGATTCTCGGCGTCAGCAACAGGACGGTCGAGACGCATGTCCTGCATATCAAGCTGAAGATCGGCAAAAACATCACCAAGACGCGCGCTTCCATCGTCTTGAGCGAAGAGCTGAACAAAGAGGCGGCGAGAATAATCGAATCCGCCGCGCCGCCTGCGTTGCGTTCCGCCGCCGATCTTCTCGCCGAGCCCGGAGTCTAA
- a CDS encoding general stress protein produces MRCSDEFPSSPAKSRRGFASVDPDKQREIARRGGCAVPAEKRSFSQNPDLAASAGRKGGTSVAPEKRSFSRDPALASAAGRKGGFASHKKVSRSA; encoded by the coding sequence ATGCGCTGCTCGGACGAATTTCCCTCATCCCCCGCCAAATCCCGCCGCGGCTTCGCCTCGGTAGATCCTGACAAGCAGCGCGAGATCGCCCGTCGCGGCGGCTGCGCTGTTCCCGCCGAGAAGAGGAGCTTCTCGCAAAATCCCGATCTCGCCGCTTCCGCCGGCCGCAAGGGCGGAACCTCGGTCGCGCCGGAGAAGCGCAGCTTCTCGCGCGATCCGGCGCTCGCCTCCGCCGCCGGCCGCAAGGGCGGCTTCGCCAGCCACAAGAAGGTGAGCCGCAGCGCATGA
- a CDS encoding helix-turn-helix transcriptional regulator, producing MDGITNPIIAEIKRRAEAKGHSLTSAAVAAGLSDTTLTKHKNSATGPSIASLSKVAKLLECKVEDFLVSPGAPQTATVEKDIKPVEMRRRGAPRRKDIPVRGTAAGSALNGFEISPNVIEYVHRPPALEGVDDAYAIYVVSKSMIPLHNPGDLRFVHPHRMCKPGDSVIIQIQLRPGAPIEAYIKTFVRETKDEIVAHQFNPIAELKYKKSTIYALHKVLTMNELFGV from the coding sequence ATGGACGGAATCACCAATCCGATCATCGCGGAGATCAAGCGACGCGCCGAGGCGAAGGGCCATTCCCTGACCTCGGCGGCGGTCGCCGCTGGGCTATCGGATACGACGCTGACCAAGCACAAGAATTCTGCGACCGGCCCGAGCATTGCTTCCCTGAGCAAGGTCGCGAAGCTCCTGGAGTGCAAGGTGGAGGATTTCCTGGTGTCGCCAGGCGCGCCGCAGACGGCGACCGTCGAAAAAGATATCAAGCCCGTAGAAATGCGCCGAAGAGGCGCTCCGCGGCGAAAAGATATTCCGGTCCGCGGAACCGCGGCGGGATCGGCTCTCAATGGTTTCGAGATTTCTCCGAACGTGATCGAATATGTCCATAGGCCTCCGGCCCTCGAAGGCGTCGACGATGCTTACGCCATCTACGTCGTCAGTAAATCAATGATCCCCTTGCACAATCCGGGCGATTTGCGGTTCGTGCATCCACATCGCATGTGCAAGCCGGGCGATTCTGTGATTATTCAAATTCAGCTTCGGCCGGGCGCGCCGATCGAGGCCTATATCAAAACCTTTGTGCGAGAAACAAAAGACGAAATCGTCGCGCATCAGTTCAACCCGATAGCGGAATTGAAATACAAGAAAAGCACCATCTACGCCTTGCATAAGGTTCTCACCATGAATGAGCTTTTCGGAGTTTGA
- a CDS encoding GcrA family cell cycle regulator, which translates to MAIAPALAPEPKAEWPFAEAVAEAREIIAAAHAEPTIASAGISILQLRNGLCRYPLGDPRAEDFCYCGAPTRRPLYCEAHHAISFRPPEPRKSRGKGR; encoded by the coding sequence TTGGCCATAGCGCCGGCTCTAGCGCCGGAGCCGAAGGCGGAATGGCCGTTTGCAGAGGCGGTCGCGGAGGCGCGCGAGATCATCGCAGCGGCGCACGCGGAGCCAACGATCGCCAGCGCTGGAATTTCCATTCTGCAGCTGCGCAACGGGCTCTGCCGCTATCCGCTGGGCGATCCGCGCGCCGAGGATTTTTGCTATTGCGGCGCGCCGACGCGTCGCCCGCTCTATTGCGAGGCGCATCATGCGATCAGCTTCCGGCCGCCGGAGCCGCGCAAGTCCCGCGGCAAAGGGCGGTGA